A genomic window from Myxococcales bacterium includes:
- a CDS encoding DUF1549 domain-containing protein — protein sequence MRRRTLTAWTLAGFGMVAVLGGCSSEGDPNQLGSETTLDPGDPFTPGPGGVPGGGTGPGASPEEGPPVQLEQRKRDYGESLRAASLKLVGEVPTLAEINSIASAPSEAEQKKVYEAHVDRLLGDPRFTLKMIDFWRDTLRTAQVGNIGQNQPNKDFAANFAALVTVEGRPFTDLFTAKTGTCPTFDAAQSKLNAADCAANGTLQTAGLLTDRGLMAQYFAPMAFRRVRFVQETFVCAKFPTEFSDKPVPMGLTVYTNTWPFDSVTGGTGDPDIRVNFKDTSAVNCANCHGTINHQAPLFGNFDGNGAYMTDIQVTVPVAGNPRARLKDWLPDGQQTFGWRFGKPVTDIAGFAAEMAKDPDVAACAVTRAWNYAFSRGDVVGDLATVPAVVTKNEVAAFKAGNFKFKDTLGRVFKSDDFTMW from the coding sequence ATGCGCAGGCGAACTCTCACCGCGTGGACGCTCGCAGGGTTCGGCATGGTGGCCGTCCTCGGCGGCTGCTCGAGCGAAGGCGATCCGAACCAGCTCGGCTCGGAGACGACGCTCGACCCCGGCGATCCCTTCACCCCCGGGCCGGGCGGCGTGCCGGGTGGGGGCACGGGCCCCGGGGCCTCCCCGGAGGAGGGGCCGCCCGTGCAGCTCGAGCAGCGCAAGCGCGACTACGGCGAGTCGCTCCGCGCCGCGAGCCTGAAGCTCGTGGGCGAGGTGCCGACCCTCGCGGAGATAAACTCCATCGCTTCGGCGCCGAGCGAGGCCGAGCAGAAGAAGGTCTACGAGGCGCACGTCGATCGCCTGCTCGGCGATCCGCGCTTCACCCTGAAGATGATCGACTTTTGGCGCGACACGCTCCGCACCGCGCAGGTCGGCAACATTGGCCAGAACCAGCCCAACAAGGACTTCGCGGCGAACTTCGCCGCCCTGGTGACGGTCGAGGGGCGCCCCTTCACGGACCTCTTCACCGCGAAGACCGGCACTTGCCCCACGTTCGACGCCGCGCAGAGCAAGCTCAACGCGGCCGACTGCGCAGCGAACGGCACCCTCCAGACCGCGGGCCTGCTCACCGACCGCGGGCTCATGGCGCAATACTTCGCGCCGATGGCCTTCCGCCGCGTGCGCTTCGTCCAGGAGACCTTCGTCTGCGCGAAGTTCCCCACCGAGTTCAGCGACAAGCCGGTGCCGATGGGGCTCACCGTGTACACGAACACCTGGCCCTTCGACAGCGTCACGGGCGGCACCGGCGACCCCGACATCCGCGTGAACTTCAAGGACACCTCGGCGGTCAACTGCGCGAACTGCCACGGCACCATCAACCACCAGGCGCCGCTGTTCGGGAACTTCGACGGGAACGGCGCCTACATGACCGACATCCAGGTCACCGTCCCGGTGGCCGGCAACCCACGTGCGCGCCTGAAGGACTGGCTGCCCGACGGCCAGCAGACGTTCGGCTGGCGGTTCGGCAAGCCCGTCACCGACATCGCGGGCTTCGCGGCCGAGATGGCGAAGGACCCCGACGTCGCGGCCTGCGCGGTGACCCGCGCGTGGAACTACGCCTTCTCTCGCGGCGACGTGGTTGGCGATCTCGCGACCGTCCCCGCGGTCGTCACCAAGAACGAGGTGGCGGCCTTCAAGGCCGGCAACTTCAAGTTCAAAGACACCCTCGGTCGCGTCTTCAAGAGCGACGATTTCACGATGTGGTGA